Below is a window of Pocillopora verrucosa isolate sample1 chromosome 6, ASM3666991v2, whole genome shotgun sequence DNA.
TTATCCGCGGCCAAGACTGTAGACCGTTGTGTGTCGAATATATGAGTAACAGAGAAAGGCTAATATATAAACTTATCGGAATCGCATGAAAACTGTACCCAGTTTAGGTAATAAACTTTATCATGATAATTTTATTGATCGGTGCTTTGAATGATGAAGAACAAGGCTACACCTACCTTAATCTGGGCGACTAGAGTGTCTATGAATTCTAAGTCTTACTGAGCAATGACCTTGTCGGTGTTGACTCTACATCAGAGTTTTAAAATGTATTCGAGTACAGCATATAATTGGCTTAGGGCGTTCCAACACTAgcaacacacacacacccatTCAATAAATTCGTCGTGTACTCTCGAGATTACACAaccaagttttaaaatattttggtcGAATATCTGAGTTAACAACTCATGATACTAGAGGTGCCAACCGAGATCGATTTCAATATGATAGTTGACTTATGGTAATTAAAAATCTAATATACAGCAAGCCCACTGCAATGTCGACAAGGCTGTTGTTGATATACCAGAGGCTGAACGAAGAAAAATCAGTGCCTTAAGTGTGAAGATTGAATAGCATGCGGCGAAGGGTAAGCTGAGACAGATATTGATATATACAAAATGACAGAGACAATAAAAGTTGTTATGTAGTCATAGAAGACCGAAATTTGTGGATTCCATTTCCATCGATGTTGTCTTCGTTGCACAGAAGGCGTGTATAGCAGTAGAAACGCATGCCTCACGAAAGTTTTCTAAATCCATGAGGAATATGTAACTGATCAAAGGTAACATATAATAAGAGTGGAAAAAGGTCGTGGATTGatcatgaaaacaaatgaaaaaacgaaATCGCGTGAAGCCCTAATTGGTGAACAAATGACTTTCCCGCCCCATCGATTAGacgtttgaaaacaaatttaagtgtGACAGAGATACTAGAACGTACCTTGTGTACATGACAAGTTGAATGCCACGAAAAGGTtcaagaaaaagacaaatatatgCCGCCCCATTTTCTACTGCCAGAGAAAGAATGATACAGTAGAATGTGCTCGGTGAAAAACCTCGCCTGCAGAATTGACACTCCCTTTATTTGTTGCTCGCCTGATTTGGCGGTGACAAATTCCCAGACGAAGGTTTCTTGACAATGCTTATTGTTTTGACCTGTATGAGTACTATGTGACACATCGACCTCCACGAAgtctcaaaaacaaaagagaaatgaaattctaaTAAGATAATGTTGTTGGACACAAGGAATAAAACAATGGCCCTTGACTGTATGAACACCTTTTGAGAACCGGAAATGAAGGCAATCCTGCTGTAGTTATTAGCGTTTGTTTATTCACAGGAGCCGATTCATAATCCTTTTATTATGGAGGGTGTCAGCTGGAGTTTACTTTCTATCGTTATTAAAATTTCCCATGCGATACATTTTGTAAATACTATAAGAACTTCTGTGCTGTCCATGACagaacagtaaaaaaataatgttcaAACTGGTTTGCATATTATAGTTTATAAAATAACTGGAGCAGAGCTAAGATTACGAAAGTCGCCTATCAAAAGCACTTCATACGATGTCTTGTCTGTTGGTAATAAGGAGAAAAGCTATTTCCAAATGTTCAAATAATTCTAAGATTTTACGATGGATGAATAACTATCCAATAAGCAGCCATATTGAACACTTATTTAATTGGTAAGCAGTTTTTGCTAAGTTTTTCTCTAAGGAGTTTGGTCTGAACGGCTGTATTCATGAGACGCTATTAATATTCAATCTCTTTGTAATTAGCTTCTTCACGTCCGGTTTTCATAATAGACACAAAGTTATCACTTATCTCAAAATGTTCCTCTAAATGGCCACAGGGCGCCTCTCTGATGTGATCGATGACCATGGCCTTCAAGACTATTAGGGATTCTTAATCCAATACAGCACTGCCACACCAAAAAATCATCTCTAAAATCATACGAAGCGCTTTTAAGTAAGGCTGAACGagacactaaaaaaaattggagttcAAGTAGCTTAACAGGTTATATGTCATGGAGcgtaaaagtaaagaaaagcaaataacaGTAAGATGAACTAACAAACAACcaagaaatttatttataaagTAATCCGACAattttcaagaaagaaatcGCTGGAGCCAGTCTATACTTCATTCATAAAATTTCCAGAATTGGTAACAAAAAGTGAATTTGGGACAATTCTGACACATTAGTGGTAAGACGTCGAGCATGGAAAAATCGGCGTGCAAAGTGTTATGCATTAAATTCAGGATATCGCTTCATCCAAAATGCAGCCTCTACGAAATTGGAAGTAGAATCTTCCTCTTTTCttccaaagtaataaaaacattcaCCACACAGTGGAGAAAACAGACACCTACTCCGATCTGCTCCAGATCCGAAAAGAACGGATATTTTAGAACATTCCCTGGTTAAACTTAGAGGCACGATTGTTATCCACGTGTAGTCATCAAATGCTCCCATTTAactaaagggggtaagtttctaaaaaaactgtggaataGTACAaaatggtaatttagtattatcaactgagttgataacgtaaattggccaccgttaagagattcgctctgacgaagggctagcaatcgaaacattagctttgaaactatttacggtggccaatttacgttatcatgCTTTCATCAAgcccaaaaggaaaaaattatcatttctaTTCTTGTTTCACTTGTGGTGTTTGTTGCAAAGGAAAAACGATGAACTACGAGCAACCCGTCGACGTTAGGAACTAAAAGCATTTACACGTACGACGaacaaaaactgacaaaaagtTATAATTGGATTTTGTGGTCACATTAAAAATATGACAGGTGCCAATGCTGAGATTCTAAAATAGATAAGTAAGAAAATAATATATCGCCCGTGCATATTTTAATGTAGACTTTGAGCAATTTCTAGTTTTGGGCGAAGTCTATCGCGTtagtcaagagaaaaaaattccgtCAACACGCAGCGTGCTAACGTCAATatcttttttcactgattttgatttattcGCGCAGTGAATTTCGCCGTAAAGCAGGGACTGCTACAAGTCTagtttcaacaaatttcaagcATATATATGGAAATTACATGTTACAGAGTTACAGCTTGATTACGTATGAATCTTGAATGCTATTGGACCCTTACATTTATGAAGATGTCATTAAATATTGAGCACAGAACATCAAAGTGTGATTTACGCCTACCATTACTTCAAATAATTCGAAATTATTTAGTGAATATTTTCTTAAGAGAACGATTTCCGAAAAGGGCAATAACTACAAGATATACCCACTTCcagtaaataattttaatacaTCTAAAATGTTATACTCCTGAAAATCGGTAAGAACTTCGTCATCGTTATCCAAAAACAAGAGTAGAAAGAGAGATAGagagaaacaacaaattaaaacaaaaacaaacaaaagaagcGTACACACACACATGACGTTCGCGTGAAAGCAAACCCGAAGATCACATTGAAAGAATCTGGTCGATTAACATGATAAAAAACGTTTCAgtcaaaaatgacaaaatgtaAGCGTTGTATGTCTATAAAACAGCTGGATAAAATCCGGTTTTAATGGACAGCCTATAATGACCGCAAAAGACAAGCATCAAGATGGCTGTTATACATGTTAAATTGGCAgtgttttcatttctctttggTTTGGCTTTAACTAAAACTTGCGATACACTTTTTGGAAACCCAACCCAAGCAAGAAATCAAGATCGAATTTTTGCAGGAAAGCGCATTTCGTCTGACATGATTCCAGCATATGTCCCCGATGGCATATTCACCGTTACTGGTTGCCTGGACAGTTGTTTACGGTTTTATCACTGCACCTCCTTCGATTTCATGCAATCCTCAAAATTTAATGGGAAGATCTGTAAGATTTACGGCGGTAACCAACAGAATGTGCGTTTGGCGTCCAGGCGCGATTGGATCCATTTTAACATGAGTTCTGCATTTTTAAGACAGGTAAGCTGAATtgtaaaattatatttagaagaATAAGCATAACTTTGACTTTTGAGTAATAGTACGTTAGGATTTAAATGAGAAGAGCGAAATTTGATGCACTTTTGCGACCAACTAAGACATATTTCGTAAATCGTCTCATCAAATCTTCCTAGTAGAATTTAACGATTCCCATCAGGTTAAAATTTATCAGCGGGGTATTTCTCTAGTTTGTCTTAATTTTACACTTGGCATGTGTCTTCACTAATGAAGTTAccaaaatgtaacaaaatttcatttccattttattaCTAAAAGAAATATGATAATAAATATGTGCGTACGACGCCCGATTTCACGTCGATTTCCAGTCCCGCGAGTGTTATGATCTCCCGCGGGTATCGACCCCTCACTAAGTTGAATCGCTTCGATCTGGATGTCATGGGAAGATATGTAGATAAATTCCACCCATTTGATCAGAACAAGGGTTTATAATCTCTAGATCAGAATTTTGTGAGCTACGACATTTATAGATACCTGTAGGTTCACTTGCACCTTGGAATTTATAATcgccaaaaaatatatatcatgaTGTCTAGTCCGATGCTAGATCGAACGCACTTTACAAATCCATGATTATTACTAGTTTTAAATCACGTTACAGGCCTGCAGCAGCGTAAAAATATATTCATGTCCCTCACAAAAAAATTCTATTGCGTCGTGTAGATACATAGATGGCCATCATTTGAAGGTAAAACATCAAAACTATCGACAGACgagaaaacaaaccaacaaagcaaaacaaaacatagcaaaacagaacaaaaatctGGCGAGAAGGGGAACCATGAACCTGCTACGGTGGAGCTGAAATGAATACTCTAGACGTCTAAAAAACTTGTCCAGAGTGAGATTCTGAGCTCACATTTACTACCACGGACCCTTATTCAGCTCACTTGTGAGAATTTCTGTCTAAAATCAGGTTGCTTGCAAGATTGAATGCAACGTTCCCCGCCCGTATTGCTACAATTCGCTGCATTGTATCAACTGCATAACAGCTTTCAAGTGCAAACATTTATTAAAAATCTCTCGTTAcctttgttattattattttggttttttttttatattttatcagTAGAGAACAGGGTAAGTTAAACGAAATCAGGTCGGACatccacaaaaaaattattgaccaGAAGGCTTCTTTAAGGCAGATTTcctataacttttttttttcttaacgaTTTTGTTTTAGCAAAGACCATAGTTAACAATTCAATCGAAGTAGATTATTCTCGTTTCAGCAAATAAAGCGATAGTTTTGACTCGACAATCATCGTCGTTATTACACTCAGCCTTACAATTAATTCTTTCTATTTAACTAATTCTTTTATCAACACGTTACTAACTGCGGTTCATTAGTAAATAATCAAATCTCTTCCAGTGATAATGAATTCAATACCGCCTACGCTTGTTGGAAAGCTAAATTATTCTTGTTTCAGAGCAAAATGTCAGGTCATTTGGTCAAATTGATTTCAC
It encodes the following:
- the LOC131787827 gene encoding uncharacterized protein, producing MAVIHVKLAVFSFLFGLALTKTCDTLFGNPTQARNQDRIFAGKRISSDMIPAYVPDGIFTVTGCLDSCLRFYHCTSFDFMQSSKFNGKICKIYGGNQQNVRLASRRDWIHFNMSSAFLRQILASAEDECKEKDTDEASSTLELSFQTPTAVSLDEYCKTKALTVDSCTQKKRLRNCSGVWEARILANGWCCVDPESSSQHCCCPIPQ